A region from the Triticum aestivum cultivar Chinese Spring chromosome 3D, IWGSC CS RefSeq v2.1, whole genome shotgun sequence genome encodes:
- the LOC123075596 gene encoding uncharacterized protein: protein MAEIIRSAIIGETVTQIFSGITNRKDDDKSDEATGGSGLERLEMAHIKMEAALEMSDKWQITDVSLLHWRKKLKCAAQDCNDAARRCWELSLEEDEADQVLRKSSFATRIAHATKSFVSSFIGCEGDHYSGSIAAAVRRFERFADGATEFIQCVQLGGTPRQPLFFDPLIRHIFTGKTLRYMVMHPGGQYQYFGIRPMAFEERGLEAMLSLIYEDFKVPKNSFRLGFMLRLSESTDIIGTTVKCLRLVTPHFKSTADAVIKDIIQLPTQDFSSLPPEAESTNMEHWNHIHKTFTRWFRPDPLCCQGYKQEVMPSHVGNCGNNVRLSSIFPEPVCEVFLQRQISLLDYKNLQGSTAGYDVSSLENTPLLKLGILFMPHDSLENPKSTGEGSAIEVIDGEKQHLTHANVHPDQLDEILLPKARDYLHHNTETATYQIVWRSNHGSAHLCVEKTSTTRIPRAHRAAIRQGRNKNSKTLRQMRQEQMRKVQWMQVAKDFLKLWVVRSSERLQSIFTSWLKQ, encoded by the coding sequence ATGGCCGAGATCATCAGGTCTGCCATCATTGGGGAGACAGTTACCCAGATTTTTTCTGGCATAACCAACAGGAAAGACGATGATAAATCAGATGAAGCCACCGGAGGAAGTGGCCTAGAGAGGCTAGAGATGGCACACATCAAAATGGAGGCTGCACTCGAGATGTCTGACAAGTGGCAGATCACCGATGTGTCACTACTTCATTGGCGTAAGAAGCTGAAGTGTGCTGCCCAGGATTGCAACGACGCAGCTCGCAGATGCTGGGAGCTCTCACTGGAAGAAGATGAGGCAGATCAGGTGCTAAGAAAATCTTCGTTTGCTACACGGATCGCTCATGCGACCAAGTCATTTGTCTCCTCTTTCATTGGCTGCGAAGGTGATCATTACTCAGGCAGCATCGCCGCCGCCGTTCGAAGATTCGAGAGGTTTGCTGATGGTGCTACAGAGTTCATTCAATGTGTGCAGCTCGGTGGAACACCTCGACAGCCCCTGTTCTTCGACCCTCTCATCAGGCATATCTTCACAGGCAAAACGCTGCGGTATATGGTGATGCATCCGGGAGGCCAGTATCAATACTTCGGCATACGTCCTATGGCCTTCGAGGAGCGTGGACTGGAGGCCATGCTATCCTTGATATATGAAGATTTCAAGGTGCCCAAGAACAGTTTTCGCCTTGGGTTCATGCTGCGTCTTTCAGAGAGTACAGACATTATCGGAACTACAGTCAAGTGCTTGCGACTGGTGACACCTCACTTCAAGTCCACGGCCGACGCTGTGATCAAAGATATCATCCAACTCCCTACCCAAGATTTTTCCAGTTTACCACCAGAGGCTGAGAGCACAAACATGGAACACTGGAACCATATCCACAAAACTTTTACTAGATGGTTCCGTCCAGATCCATTATGTTGTCAAGGATACAAACAGGAGGTCATGCCTTCTCATGTCGGTAACTGCGGGAACAACGTGAGACTTTCAAGCATATTTCCAGAACCAGTGTGTGAAGTGTTTTTGCAGCGTCAAATCTCTCTACTCGATTATAAGAACCTACAGGGATCAACTGCGGGATATGATGTTTCTTCTCTGGAGAATACCCCACTTCTGAAGCTGGGAATTCTGTTCATGCCTCATGATTCTCTGGAGAACCCCAAGTCCACCGGCGAGGGCTCTGCCATAGAGGTGATTGATGGAGAGAAGCAACATCTCACACATGCAAATGTTCATCCGGACCAACTTGATGAGATATTGCTGCCCAAGGCGAGAGATTATCTTCACCATAACACCGAGACTGCGACGTATCAGATAGTATGGAGGTCCAACCATGGCAGTGCACACCTATGTGTGGAGAAGACAAGCACAACAAGAATTCCCAGAGCACACAGAGCCGCCATACGACAAGGTAGGAACAAGAATAGTAAGACACTTCGTCAGATGCGGCAGGAGCAGATGAGGAAAGTGCAGTGGATGCAGGTAGCCAAAGATTTCCTGAAACTATGGGTTGTGCGTTCCTCAGAGAGGTTGCAGAGCATATTTACGTCATGGCTCAAACAGTAG